The Osmia bicornis bicornis chromosome 9, iOsmBic2.1, whole genome shotgun sequence genome has a segment encoding these proteins:
- the LOC114883124 gene encoding CUGBP Elav-like family member 4 isoform X9, giving the protein MVHIVDVVSSRRNDLQMMNRPIQVKPADSENRGGCAFVKLSSHQEALAAINSLHGSQTMPGASSSVVVKFADTEKDRQVRRMQQMAGNMSLLNPFVFNQFGAYGAYAQQQAALMAAATAQGTYINPMAALAAGQLPHALNGIPNPIVPPTSGLLVGTGTGQPVNGAIPSLPSPTMPNFNMAAQTPNGQPTGSDPGVYTNGIHTYGGHGLHLSIPAQALPNGEAALQHAAAYPGMQPFPGVAYPAVYGQFPQAIPQPMTAVAPTQREGCSISGPEGCNLFIYHLPQDFGDTELMQMFVPFGNVISSKVFIDRATNQSKCFGFVSFDNPASAQAAIQAMNGFQIGMKRLKVQLKRPKDANRPY; this is encoded by the exons GTTGTGCATTCGTAAAACTCTCGTCACATCAAGAAGCGCTAGCGGCGATTAATTCTTTACACGGTAGCCAAACTATGCCG GGTGCGTCATCCAGCGTAGTGGTAAAGTTTGCAGATACTGAGAAAGACAGACAAGTAAGACGCATGCAGCAAATGGCCGGGAACATGAGCctccttaaccctttcgtctTCAATCAGTTCGGCGCTTACGGCGCTTATGCCCAG CAGCAAGCAGCCCTCATGGCTGCCGCAACGGCACAAGGGACGTACATCAACCCGATGGCGGCGTTGGCCGCTGGACAATTGCCGCACGCGTTAAATGGCATACCAAACCCCATCGTCCCGCCGACTTCCG GTTTGCTCGTAGGTACCGGTACAGGGCAGCCGGTTAACGGTGCGATACCGTCGTTACCGTCGCCAACGATGCCCAATTTCAACATGGCTGCACAAACACCGAACGGTCAACCAACAGGTTCGGATCCTGGCGTCTACACCAACGGGATACATACCTATGGGGGAC ATGGCCTCCATCTGTCCATTCCAGCACAAGCGCTGCCCAATGGGGAGGCGGCACTCCAGCATGCCGCCGCGTATCCTGGAATGCAACCCTTCCCCGGTGTCG CTTATCCCGCCGTCTACGGCCAGTTTCCTCAAGCTATACCTCAACCGATGACCGCCGTGGCACCCACGCAAAGGGAAG GATGCTCTATCTCAGGACCCGAGGGCTGCAACCTGTTCATCTACCACCTGCCTCAGGATTTCGGAGACACTGAGCTAATGCAGATGTTCGTCCCGTTTGGCAACGTCATATCGTCCAAGGTTTTCATCGACCGGGCCACCAACCAGAGCAAATGCTTCG GTTTCGTATCGTTCGATAATCCTGCAAGCGCGCAGGCAGCAATTCAAGCGATGAATGGCTTCCAGATAGGGATGAAGCGTTTAAAAGTCCAGTTGAAGAGGCCCAAGGACGCAAACCGGCCATACTAA
- the LOC114883124 gene encoding CUGBP Elav-like family member 4 isoform X8, producing MLSKQQTEDDVRQLFTAFGTIEECTILRGPDGSSRGCAFVKLSSHQEALAAINSLHGSQTMPGASSSVVVKFADTEKDRQVRRMQQMAGNMSLLNPFVFNQFGAYGAYAQQQAALMAAATAQGTYINPMAALAAGQLPHALNGIPNPIVPPTSGLLVGTGTGQPVNGAIPSLPSPTMPNFNMAAQTPNGQPTGSDPGVYTNGIHTYGGHGLHLSIPAQALPNGEAALQHAAAYPGMQPFPGVAYPAVYGQFPQAIPQPMTAVAPTQREGCSISGPEGCNLFIYHLPQDFGDTELMQMFVPFGNVISSKVFIDRATNQSKCFGFVSFDNPASAQAAIQAMNGFQIGMKRLKVQLKRPKDANRPY from the exons GTTGTGCATTCGTAAAACTCTCGTCACATCAAGAAGCGCTAGCGGCGATTAATTCTTTACACGGTAGCCAAACTATGCCG GGTGCGTCATCCAGCGTAGTGGTAAAGTTTGCAGATACTGAGAAAGACAGACAAGTAAGACGCATGCAGCAAATGGCCGGGAACATGAGCctccttaaccctttcgtctTCAATCAGTTCGGCGCTTACGGCGCTTATGCCCAG CAGCAAGCAGCCCTCATGGCTGCCGCAACGGCACAAGGGACGTACATCAACCCGATGGCGGCGTTGGCCGCTGGACAATTGCCGCACGCGTTAAATGGCATACCAAACCCCATCGTCCCGCCGACTTCCG GTTTGCTCGTAGGTACCGGTACAGGGCAGCCGGTTAACGGTGCGATACCGTCGTTACCGTCGCCAACGATGCCCAATTTCAACATGGCTGCACAAACACCGAACGGTCAACCAACAGGTTCGGATCCTGGCGTCTACACCAACGGGATACATACCTATGGGGGAC ATGGCCTCCATCTGTCCATTCCAGCACAAGCGCTGCCCAATGGGGAGGCGGCACTCCAGCATGCCGCCGCGTATCCTGGAATGCAACCCTTCCCCGGTGTCG CTTATCCCGCCGTCTACGGCCAGTTTCCTCAAGCTATACCTCAACCGATGACCGCCGTGGCACCCACGCAAAGGGAAG GATGCTCTATCTCAGGACCCGAGGGCTGCAACCTGTTCATCTACCACCTGCCTCAGGATTTCGGAGACACTGAGCTAATGCAGATGTTCGTCCCGTTTGGCAACGTCATATCGTCCAAGGTTTTCATCGACCGGGCCACCAACCAGAGCAAATGCTTCG GTTTCGTATCGTTCGATAATCCTGCAAGCGCGCAGGCAGCAATTCAAGCGATGAATGGCTTCCAGATAGGGATGAAGCGTTTAAAAGTCCAGTTGAAGAGGCCCAAGGACGCAAACCGGCCATACTAA